GGCGTGACCTCCGCATTCGTGGGCCGGATAGCCGAACGATTCGACGGACGCAAGCTGGGCGGTGCCGGTTTCCTCGGCTACGCGTGCGGACTGGCGATGCTCGCGTGGACGATCCGCACCGACGTCGAGCCTCTGCTGCTCGCCCCGGCGCTGGTCCTGGCCGGGGTCGGAATGGGCGCGATCTTCGCTCCGCTCGCGACGCTCGGCACGCTGAGTCTGCCGCCGCATCTCGTGGGCGGTGGGTCGGGACTGTTCAACACCCTCCGGCAAGTGGGCGCGGTGATCGGCAGCGCGTCCATCGGCGTTCTCCTGCAAGCCCGTCTGAGCATCGAGCTGACCAGGCAAGCGGAGGTCCAGGCGAGCACCCTGCCTCCGGAGTTTCAGCAGCAATTCGTCGACCGGATCACCGCCGGCGCCCGCCATGTCGGAGAGGTCCCCGTAGACGCCGACGATGCGTTCGACCTCCCGGCCGATACGTCACCAGAGCTGGCAGAGCAGTTCCGCGAGGCGGCCGAAGCAGTGTTTGTGCACGGTTTCACCTCGGCGGCCAGGGCGTCGATCCTGTTGCCGGCCATCGTGTTGCTGCTGGGGGCGCTCGCCTGCCTGTTGATGCCGAATCCCCGCGGCCCGTCCTTGCGTCCTGCGAAGCGAGCGTCCTGAGACTCACCTTGCAGGACGCAACAGCTCAGCCGATCTCCTGCAACCGCGGCAACAACGACGCCGCCTGTTCGGCCTGCGCCTCGGCGCTGCCGCCGTTGGTGATCAGGATGACGTCGTCGACGCCGACGAGGGCGTACTTCTCCACCCGCGGCAATACGTCGTCGGGCTGATCCGACAGCCGGAGCTGCACGGTGCGGCGGATGTCCGCCGGGTCCCGCCCGACGTCGTCGCAATGCCGGTCCAGCACCTCGGACAGCTCGGCCACCTCCGCCGGTGTGCCGCCCGGGGTGTTCCAGGCATCGGCATACTGAGCGACGATCCGCAGCGTGCGTTTGCGTCCGCGGCCACCGATCCAGACCGGCGGATACGGCTGCTGGACCGGCTTGGGCTCGGCGATCGCTTCGGCAAGCTGATAGTGCTGGCCCTCGAACGTGGTCCGCGGCTGGGTCCACAGCGACCGGATCAGCTCGCACGCCTCCTCGAGGCGATCCAGGCGCTCGCCGACGGTGCCGAACTCCAGACCGAGCATCGTGTGCTCGTTCTCCGCCCACGCACCGCCGATGCCGAATTCGAGGCGGCCACCCGAGAGATGATCGACCGTCACCGCCATCTTGGCCAGCACACCCGGATGACGGTAGGTGTTGCCGCTGACCATGCAGCCGATCCGGGTGCGGGTCGTGGCCTGGGCCATCGCTCCCAGCAGCGCCCAGGCGTCGAAGATGTCCAGGGTGGGGTCGTCGCCGAGGGAGGCGAAGTGGTCCATGTTCCAGCAGTGGTCGAACCCGGCCTCGTCGGCGATCCGCCAGACCGCCCGGTACTCGTCGATGCTCGCGTTCTGGCTGAGTTTGAGTCCATATCGCATAGCTCAGTGTCGCAAAGGCGCCCGTGCCGCGCGCGATCAGCTCAGCAAAGCCGACGCGGGTCGAACGGCTCGATGCGCTCCACCGCCACCCGCAGAGCCACGGCGACCTTGTCCACGTCGATATCGCTGTTGGCGACCGCGACGGCAATGCTGAGCATGGCTTCGGTGTCGACATTGCCGACGTCTGTGCCGTTCATTCGAAGGAGGTTGAGAGCGAGGACCGTGGCGGTGCGCTTGTTCGCCTCCATGAAGGGGTGGTTGCGGATCACCGAATGCACCAGGGCGGCGGCCTTACTCCACAGGTCGGGATACGCGTCCTGCCCGAATGCCGAGGCTTGTGGCCGGCCTAGCGCGGAAGCAAGCAGGCCGACGTCCCGCACGGCAAGACCCGTGAATCTCCGATTGATCGCCAACGCTTCGCCGAGCGTGGGAAATCGTGTACCGGTCACAGCTCTGCCATGCGG
This genomic stretch from Phytoactinopolyspora mesophila harbors:
- a CDS encoding LLM class F420-dependent oxidoreductase → MRYGLKLSQNASIDEYRAVWRIADEAGFDHCWNMDHFASLGDDPTLDIFDAWALLGAMAQATTRTRIGCMVSGNTYRHPGVLAKMAVTVDHLSGGRLEFGIGGAWAENEHTMLGLEFGTVGERLDRLEEACELIRSLWTQPRTTFEGQHYQLAEAIAEPKPVQQPYPPVWIGGRGRKRTLRIVAQYADAWNTPGGTPAEVAELSEVLDRHCDDVGRDPADIRRTVQLRLSDQPDDVLPRVEKYALVGVDDVILITNGGSAEAQAEQAASLLPRLQEIG
- a CDS encoding type II toxin-antitoxin system death-on-curing family toxin, which gives rise to MTGTRFPTLGEALAINRRFTGLAVRDVGLLASALGRPQASAFGQDAYPDLWSKAAALVHSVIRNHPFMEANKRTATVLALNLLRMNGTDVGNVDTEAMLSIAVAVANSDIDVDKVAVALRVAVERIEPFDPRRLC